In Fibrobacter sp., the following proteins share a genomic window:
- a CDS encoding GGDEF and EAL domain-containing protein has product MRLFDEHSVLRFALLFACFLFTAFIPDIIHLSEKPMGFIPYFFAIFFLAYVALFYKFPVQGNRKKIRNDVVIPEKVEQVPARDYQKDLSEKDELFQMLVDVSSDGFWTFDVPTGKVYWSNRVAKFLNIPLTSIVDSFDTLKNGVLESDWTTFKEKFTRSLEDNAPFSAKLRLLNVPKDGNSEIIVSGRSQCNEEGRPIRVIGSITGAHEQEESNRQFYAYRDALTGVYNRKFFLEKLKVDVDMAAQKPDYTFAVVLLDIDSFGAINESYSMNFGDNVLKIVSDRIRSTCRNNDCVARIGPDVFAVVIHDIEGKGSDDELMPTVKRLHNKVKTPIQLDGRELYISVSMAVVVNKDVDCVEDLLSNATAVLRDLKKGGNHGGIQFFAGGIREKAMKLYKLEYEIRRAIQAQEFVLVYQPIVDIEQGNRVSGFEALVRWNNSEHGVVSPAEFIPLAEETGLIVPMGAQILRMACEQTKKWVDMGFSDIRVAVNFSAKQFTLDNMVDDVKRVLAETHLNPKNLKLEITEYTAMCEVEKAIDIMRALSNMGLQISIDDFGTGYSSLSYLKRYPVHTLKMDKSFIDHIADDEEDATFARMVISIANTLNLDLIAEGVETEEQLQFLKREGCRYIQGYYFSKPLTPEKALAYMREHYDVGARV; this is encoded by the coding sequence ATGAGATTGTTTGACGAACATTCGGTTTTGCGTTTTGCGCTTTTATTTGCGTGTTTCTTATTTACCGCATTTATTCCAGATATTATTCATTTATCTGAAAAACCCATGGGGTTTATTCCCTACTTCTTTGCGATTTTCTTCCTTGCGTACGTGGCCCTCTTTTACAAATTTCCTGTTCAGGGCAACAGAAAAAAGATTCGTAACGATGTGGTGATTCCCGAGAAGGTGGAACAGGTTCCCGCCCGCGATTACCAGAAGGATCTTTCCGAAAAGGATGAATTGTTCCAGATGCTGGTGGACGTGTCCTCTGACGGATTCTGGACCTTTGATGTGCCCACGGGAAAGGTCTATTGGTCCAATAGGGTAGCAAAGTTCTTGAATATTCCGCTAACGAGCATCGTGGATTCCTTTGACACCCTCAAGAATGGGGTTCTAGAAAGCGACTGGACCACGTTTAAGGAGAAATTCACCCGATCCCTAGAGGATAATGCGCCCTTTTCGGCGAAGCTTCGGCTTTTGAATGTGCCGAAAGACGGAAACTCTGAAATTATTGTTTCGGGCCGGTCGCAATGTAACGAAGAGGGAAGACCAATCCGTGTAATCGGCTCTATTACAGGCGCCCACGAACAAGAAGAAAGCAATCGTCAGTTCTACGCTTATCGCGATGCCCTTACGGGCGTGTATAACCGAAAGTTCTTCTTGGAAAAACTGAAGGTAGACGTGGATATGGCCGCCCAGAAGCCGGATTACACATTCGCGGTTGTTCTTTTGGACATTGATAGCTTTGGTGCCATCAACGAATCCTATTCCATGAATTTTGGCGACAACGTTCTGAAGATTGTTTCTGACCGTATTCGTTCCACTTGTAGGAACAACGACTGCGTAGCCCGCATTGGTCCCGATGTGTTTGCCGTAGTGATTCACGATATTGAAGGCAAGGGCTCCGACGACGAGCTGATGCCCACGGTAAAGCGCCTCCACAACAAGGTGAAAACCCCTATCCAGTTGGACGGTCGAGAACTCTATATCAGCGTGTCCATGGCGGTCGTGGTGAACAAAGACGTGGACTGCGTAGAAGATTTGCTGTCTAACGCTACGGCGGTGCTCAGGGACTTGAAGAAGGGTGGTAATCACGGTGGCATCCAGTTCTTTGCTGGTGGAATCCGCGAAAAGGCCATGAAGCTGTACAAGCTGGAGTACGAAATCCGAAGGGCTATCCAGGCCCAGGAATTCGTGCTGGTGTACCAGCCTATCGTCGATATCGAGCAAGGAAACAGGGTGTCCGGTTTCGAGGCACTTGTCCGCTGGAATAATTCTGAGCACGGAGTAGTTTCCCCTGCAGAATTTATCCCTCTGGCCGAAGAGACTGGCCTGATTGTGCCTATGGGTGCCCAGATTCTGCGGATGGCTTGCGAGCAGACCAAGAAATGGGTAGATATGGGTTTCAGCGATATCCGTGTGGCCGTAAACTTCTCTGCAAAGCAGTTCACTCTGGACAACATGGTGGACGACGTGAAGCGGGTGCTTGCCGAAACCCACCTGAACCCCAAGAACTTGAAGCTTGAAATTACGGAATACACCGCCATGTGCGAGGTGGAAAAGGCCATAGATATTATGCGGGCCCTTTCCAACATGGGACTCCAGATTTCTATCGATGATTTTGGTACGGGCTACAGTTCCCTTTCTTATTTGAAACGCTATCCGGTGCATACCCTCAAGATGGATAAGTCCTTTATCGACCACATCGCCGACGACGAAGAGGATGCCACCTTTGCTCGGATGGTGATTAGCATTGCCAACACCTTGAACCTGGACTTGATTGCCGAAGGGGTAGAGACGGAAGAACAGCTGCAGTTCTTGAAACGGGAAGGCTGCCGCTACATCCAGGGCTACTATTTCAGCAAACCGCTGACACCCGAAAAGGCTTTGGCCTACATGCGTGAGCATTATGATGTAGGGGCTAGGGTTTAG
- a CDS encoding long-chain fatty acid--CoA ligase has protein sequence MESLKFNSLPELFFATCHREDFGGWYQRQNGDWTHFSKENLERDTQALALALHSHGVKERESIGIIARSSPYWIMADIATQINHARVVPLFPNISSENFAFQCEDAVVHILVINNMNDLDAPLKENLSGFSTIICIDSASPLPGNGIYWDDLLAEGYGLMQDPENTSWLHQQIESIQPDDLFSIIYTSGSTGRPKGAELSHRNMLSQIQSILDLYTVDPEKDRCLTMLPVAHVFERMAVYFYILNGATIYFADSPKNAAKIMTEVKPSVMIVVPRILERLYESMTAAADKARGPKRLLIKNAIKLAKLNDPTKKRSHAMRFYDKLVYSKMRSAIGGNFRLIISGSNALNKSILRFLLNIGLPVYEGYGLTECSPVVSANCDHAIALGSVGKPLKHLQVKIGENNEVMVKGDSVFRGYHNMPELNAEIFTDDGFFKTGDQGSIDENGFLSLTGRIKELLKTSTGKYVSPNPIELEISRHPLVEQALVIANNRKFASALIWINPEGARRLLRISKEDFRMDLALKSLRVRESVFRHITRINRKLNHWEKICRWVLIGDELTIESGLLTPTLKIRRKVAEERYADKIEGIYQ, from the coding sequence ATGGAGTCCCTAAAATTCAATTCGCTCCCCGAACTGTTCTTTGCCACCTGCCATCGAGAGGATTTTGGCGGCTGGTACCAGCGGCAAAACGGGGACTGGACTCACTTTTCAAAGGAAAACCTGGAACGAGACACCCAGGCCTTGGCCCTTGCACTCCATAGCCACGGGGTTAAAGAAAGAGAAAGCATCGGGATTATCGCCAGGAGTTCCCCCTACTGGATCATGGCAGATATCGCCACCCAGATCAACCATGCCCGTGTGGTTCCTCTTTTCCCGAACATTTCTTCGGAAAATTTTGCATTTCAATGCGAAGATGCCGTCGTACACATCTTGGTCATAAACAACATGAATGACCTGGATGCACCTCTAAAAGAAAATCTTTCGGGATTTTCCACCATCATCTGCATTGACTCCGCCTCCCCTCTCCCGGGCAACGGCATTTACTGGGACGACCTTTTGGCCGAAGGCTACGGATTGATGCAAGACCCAGAAAATACAAGCTGGCTACACCAACAAATTGAGTCTATACAGCCCGACGACCTTTTCAGCATCATCTACACCAGCGGTTCCACCGGCAGGCCCAAGGGGGCAGAACTCTCCCACCGGAACATGCTTTCCCAAATTCAGAGCATCTTGGACCTTTATACCGTGGATCCTGAAAAAGACCGGTGCCTTACCATGCTGCCCGTGGCCCATGTTTTTGAGCGAATGGCTGTGTATTTCTACATCTTGAATGGCGCCACCATCTATTTTGCCGATTCCCCAAAGAATGCGGCCAAAATCATGACAGAAGTCAAGCCCTCCGTAATGATTGTGGTTCCGAGGATTCTCGAGCGACTTTACGAGAGCATGACCGCAGCAGCAGACAAGGCCAGAGGGCCTAAACGGCTCCTTATCAAGAACGCCATCAAGCTGGCCAAGCTGAACGACCCCACCAAAAAGCGCAGTCACGCCATGCGGTTTTACGACAAGCTGGTTTACTCCAAGATGCGTAGCGCCATCGGCGGAAACTTCAGGCTTATTATCTCCGGCAGCAATGCACTAAACAAGAGTATTCTCAGGTTCCTGTTGAACATCGGACTGCCCGTCTACGAAGGTTACGGCCTCACGGAATGCTCCCCTGTAGTCAGCGCCAACTGCGACCATGCGATCGCTCTAGGCAGCGTGGGCAAGCCTCTAAAGCATTTACAGGTAAAAATTGGCGAAAACAACGAAGTCATGGTGAAAGGCGACAGCGTGTTTAGAGGCTACCACAACATGCCGGAACTCAACGCCGAAATCTTTACCGATGACGGATTTTTCAAGACCGGCGACCAAGGAAGCATAGACGAAAACGGTTTTCTCTCTCTTACGGGCCGCATCAAGGAACTCTTAAAAACCAGCACCGGCAAGTACGTAAGTCCGAATCCAATCGAGCTAGAGATCAGCCGACACCCCCTAGTAGAGCAAGCCCTGGTCATCGCCAACAACCGAAAGTTCGCCTCGGCGCTTATATGGATCAACCCGGAAGGAGCCCGTCGTCTGCTCCGGATTTCCAAAGAGGATTTTCGCATGGATTTAGCATTGAAGTCCCTCCGTGTAAGAGAATCCGTATTCCGTCACATTACCCGCATCAACCGCAAGTTGAACCACTGGGAAAAGATATGCCGATGGGTCCTGATCGGAGACGAGCTCACCATAGAGTCCGGATTGTTGACCCCCACCCTAAAAATCCGTCGAAAAGTGGCCGAAGAACGCTACGCCGACAAGATTGAAGGGATTTATCAATAG
- a CDS encoding CinA family protein, which yields MEAMTATQENIQQLVAEIQKVLLARGEMLATAESCTGGLIASEIVNVAGSSAVFAGGIVAYQNSVKHELLGVPAEILEKHGAVSKETVEAMAKGAREKFHADWAVATSGIAGPGGAEPGKPVGTVWMSVNSCLQNEAFCKIFAGNRQEIREKSVYYVLGKLLFLLNNQKSTCTNEH from the coding sequence ATGGAAGCAATGACTGCTACACAAGAAAACATCCAACAGTTGGTCGCCGAAATCCAGAAGGTGCTCCTTGCCCGGGGCGAGATGCTCGCTACTGCGGAATCCTGCACCGGCGGGCTCATCGCCTCCGAAATCGTGAACGTGGCAGGCAGTTCCGCCGTGTTCGCCGGCGGCATCGTCGCCTACCAGAATTCCGTCAAGCACGAACTTTTGGGCGTACCTGCCGAAATCCTCGAAAAGCACGGAGCCGTGAGCAAGGAGACCGTAGAGGCCATGGCCAAGGGGGCACGGGAAAAGTTCCATGCCGACTGGGCGGTGGCCACCTCGGGCATCGCGGGGCCAGGGGGTGCCGAACCCGGCAAACCTGTGGGTACGGTGTGGATGAGTGTCAACAGTTGTTTGCAAAATGAGGCCTTTTGTAAAATTTTCGCAGGAAATAGGCAAGAAATCCGCGAAAAAAGCGTCTATTACGTGTTGGGCAAGCTACTTTTTTTGCTAAATAACCAAAAAAGCACTTGCACAAACGAACACTAA
- the recA gene encoding recombinase RecA: MAKKTTTPTSNLSSEKAKAVEAAIAQIEKNYGKGSIMALGSQPVEEIPVIPSGCIQLDMALGVGGFPRGRIIEIYGPESSGKTTLTLHAIAEAQKLGGVAAFIDAEHAFDAVYARKLGVDIESLLVSQPDTGEQALDIAETLVRSGAIDIIVIDSVAALVPQAEINGEMGDNHVGLQARLMSQALRKLTGILSKSNTCMLFINQLRMKIGVMFGNPETTTGGNALKFYATQRIDIRRIAAIKDGEEVIGNRTRVKVVKNKVAAPFTQCEFDILYGCGISREASILDLASELDIIQKSGSWFSYNNERIGQGRENTRLFLKDNPELCNEIEQKIRESMKDVELFKLGEQDAVSAEDEVSLSDTGSEG, encoded by the coding sequence ATGGCTAAGAAAACGACAACACCCACAAGCAACCTTTCCAGCGAAAAAGCGAAGGCCGTCGAGGCGGCCATCGCACAGATCGAGAAGAACTACGGTAAAGGTTCCATCATGGCCCTCGGCAGCCAGCCTGTCGAAGAAATCCCCGTCATCCCGTCGGGCTGTATCCAGCTGGACATGGCCCTCGGCGTGGGAGGTTTCCCCCGTGGCCGCATCATCGAGATTTACGGACCTGAATCCTCCGGCAAGACGACCCTCACCCTCCACGCCATCGCCGAGGCCCAGAAGCTTGGCGGCGTGGCCGCCTTCATCGATGCCGAACACGCCTTCGATGCGGTCTACGCCCGCAAGCTGGGCGTCGATATCGAATCCCTGCTGGTGTCCCAGCCCGACACCGGCGAGCAGGCCCTGGACATCGCCGAGACCCTGGTGCGTTCCGGCGCCATCGACATCATCGTCATCGACTCCGTGGCAGCACTTGTCCCCCAGGCCGAAATCAACGGCGAAATGGGCGACAACCACGTAGGCCTCCAGGCCCGCCTCATGAGCCAGGCCCTCCGCAAGCTTACCGGCATCCTCTCCAAGTCCAACACATGCATGCTGTTCATCAACCAGCTCCGCATGAAGATCGGCGTCATGTTCGGCAACCCCGAAACTACTACCGGCGGTAACGCTCTCAAGTTCTACGCCACCCAGCGTATTGACATCCGACGCATCGCCGCCATCAAGGACGGCGAAGAGGTCATCGGCAACCGCACCCGCGTCAAGGTGGTCAAGAACAAGGTGGCCGCCCCCTTCACCCAATGCGAGTTCGACATCCTCTACGGCTGCGGCATCTCCCGCGAAGCCTCCATCCTGGACCTGGCCTCTGAACTGGACATCATCCAGAAGAGCGGTTCCTGGTTCAGTTACAACAACGAGCGCATCGGCCAGGGCCGCGAGAACACCCGCCTGTTCCTCAAGGACAATCCGGAACTCTGCAACGAAATCGAGCAGAAAATCCGCGAGAGCATGAAGGACGTGGAACTGTTCAAGCTGGGCGAGCAGGACGCCGTTTCCGCCGAAGACGAGGTTTCCCTCTCCGACACCGGCTCGGAAGGCTAG